TTCAGGGTGCTTGAAGAAGAAGAAAATGTAAAAAGTTCACTGTATAATGTAAACGATTATAAATTACAAATTGTAAACCTTGCCCGTACTACTTTGCGAAACATTATAGGCACACTTACGTTAAGGTCAGCTAATAGCGAGAGAGGGAAAATAAATGCGGAGTTGCACACCACTCTTAAAAATGAAACTGCCAGCTGGGGAATTGTGATTGTTAGAACTGAATTAAAACAAATTGATCCACCTTCAGACGTACAGGAAACTATGAATAAAGTGGTAAAAGCAGAAAATGAAAAGATTGCCGCCATTGACTATGCAACTGCTGCTGAAACTGTAGCAGATGGAGTAAAACGGGCTAAAATAAAAGAAGCTGAAGGTTATAAACGATCAAAGGTTTTACATGCTGAAGGCGAAGCCGAAGCCATTAAACTGGTGAATGTAGCTGCTGATGAATTCTTTACAGGGAACGCCCAGTTGTTACGAAAGTTAGAAGCAGTTGAAAACTCTCTAATGTCTAATGCGAAAATCGTTATTCCGTCTGGAACTGAATTGATAAATATTATTAGTGAAATGGCTGGAATGTTACCCGTTCCACAAAGGAAGAACCTTAATGGTTAAGAATAATCATCGGTTTTTACGTCTTCAAAAATATATTTTGCTCACCCGATTCTTTCAGGATATAGACAAGCACTTTTCAGGCAGGTGATATTTAGAACAACGACCAATGTGGATACTTTGCTCTTTCTGGAGGATTTTATAATTGCAGGTAATATAACCGACAGTACTACCGGTGCTATTCATATAGGAACTTTGAGCGACCCTCAAACAGACGACCTGCTGGATGACATTGGTGAACTGGTAACCAAAATGGGTGGACAAGTAATAGTTATGCCTCCTGAAAATATGCCAACAACACGTACGGGACTAGCTGCTATATTCAGGTATTGACCCGATTAAAGATTCCGGGATTATTGGCCCTTGCAATTGCAGCGAATCTTAATAAAATCAGAAATCATACTTGATAGCTGGAAGATGTTCGGACGGCCTTTAAATAAATGTAATTTTGTGATTTGTTCTGATACATGAGGATGTATAGATAAATTAGGTTTACAACTACTCAGTCATTGAATATGCCAGGTGATCCCTATGAATGTCTGGCACAAACAGTACTTCCATATTATCCAATTCTTTTCTGACCTGGTGATTGTTGCCATATAGTCCATCTGCTCCTACAAAAATCAAAGCTGGTGCCTATCTCTATCTGGTACTTTACAATATCTATTACCAGTTCAAATTTAGTTTTATGTTTATACCTTTCTTTGGGTACTCCCGTGACTTTACAGCGCTTAGGGTAAGATGTCCGGCTTTCCGGAAGGTTATCTGTTAAACCGTAATAATTTTCTGCACTTACCCCCGCATAGACCGCCACATGGCAGTTATCAACCTTCCCAATTGTACTACAATATTGGCGCGTTACGCCTACAGAATAATCTCCTTTCTTTAGATTGGAACTTTCATCTGTGCGGAGTACTACCAAATCAAATACAATATAACATAACTATATTTCTATAAGGACATTATAAGGTCATTATAAGGTCACCTCAATATCGATTTGATATTGAAGTGACCTTATAATGATATTTTAGTATTGGTATAGTGATAAAGATTCACTATATTAGCATACCTATATTTATTATTGATTTTATAACCTCAAAACTGTTTGTTATGGCTCTTGTAAAAGACAACATACTCCTCCAATGCATCCGAGGCTCCCTCGGTGATCAACTCACGATTTACGAAAGGAACGGGCAGATTATTATTGCCAAAAAACGCGGTCCGTCGAAGAATAAGCCGACAATAAAGCAGCTGGAAGCCAGGTATAAGATGAAGATAGCGGCGGCTTATGCGCTGGCGATCCTGAAAGATCCGGACCTGAAGGCTTATTATAAGTCGCTGGCTGGGCCTGGGCAGAATGCTTATAATATGGCGGTGAAGGATGCTTATAAGTCCCCGGAGATTCAGAATATCAGATTCGAAGAAGAGACTGTGGTAGTGACTGCGAAGGATGAATTTAGGGTAGCAGCAGTGGAAGTACGGGTGGTAGATGCTGATGGTGTTATCGTGGATAGAGGCGCCGCTGTTTTAGGCAGGAATGGCGTGGATTGGTATTATAAGGTAGCCAGTCAGCCACCGGGTGGTAAGATAATAGTGGTGGCGGTGGATTTGCCGGGGAATGAAACGGTCAGGGAAGTGAGATTGGAGTAAATAAGGGGAACATTTGTCCCTGTAATCTTAGAAAACAGAAACAAATGTTTGTGGAGGGTGTGTGTGAATGCTTATGTTGAATTGGACAACGCTATCTGGGTGAATGTTTGTGTTGAACCAGCCAGCACAGTCTGGGTGAATGCTTGTGTTGAACCAGCCAGCGCAGTCTGCTCGACTGCTTGTGAATTGGACACCTGTCTGAGTAATTACTTGTGTCGAATCATAAAGCTACCTACATTAACTCTTTGCCGCCGCTGCCGTCCCTTCCGGTGCTGCTTCCAGATTCGTGACCAGATTCACATGTTGTATATTTTTCTCTTTAAAAGTTTCCAGTACTCTCCTCACTACCGGATAAGGTGTTTCATTATCCGCCTTGATACAATATTTCAATTGCTTAATATTACTGGTCTGAGCGGCCCTGCCGTATTCAATCCAGGTTACTAATTCATTATTGGTTGAATCAGTTGGAATCCCTTTTTCCAACGGTGATTTTTTCCTGTCATTTGATTTTAAGGAAAGATATTCTTTCAGATGGTTAAAATCTGTTCCTACTGATGCCCCCATTGTAAAGTTAATGATCTGCGCATCTGATAATCCCAGTTTAAACTGATCATTGATATCCTGAATTAACTTTTGCCGTTGGCCCTGGCCCTGCATGTCGAAAAATACACGTCCGTTTTTATCGATACTGACTAAAATTACATCCGCATCAGGTAAGAGCGATGTATTTATAGAGGAAGGTGTAACGATTGCAACAGGTTCATCCGGTTTAAAGGTGGTCGTCATAATAAAGAAATTCAGGAGAAGGAACACCACGTCACACATCGCTGTCATATCAACTGATGTAGATTTCCTTGCTAATTTAGCTCTGGCCATAACATTGCTTTTTTCTATTGCAAGTTGCAATTTGCAGTGGTGTCAACAAATGGCCATATTGCTCCAGTATATGTCTATTTCACTCCTTGGGGTAATTAAACCGACACCAGGCTTCTATATTCACTGGGACTGATACCGGTGGCTCTTTTAAAGAATTTACTAAAGAAGAACTGGTCACTGAATGCTAGCCTTTCTGCGATTTTACTGATAGGGTCTGAGAGGTCGCTTAACATAAATTTGGCTTCTACAATGACCATTTGGGTAATGACCTCGCTGGTTGATTTACCAAACATCTCTTTCACACATTTAGTGAGGTATTTGGGTGTGACGTTTAATCTTTCAGCATAGAATTCAACATCCCTTCTTTTTTTAAAATTGGATGTCAGCTCTGCGTAGAATTTTTTGACCAGTACCTCTTTACCGTTTAACTGAATTTGTTGGGCCGCTATTTTATCATGCAGTACTGAGGCAACTTCGAAAAATAATACCCTGAATAGATTAAGGAGCAGTTCACTGATAAAAGGGTGTTCTTTGGGCAATTTATTTTTGATGGCGAGAAGGTCCATAATAGCTTTAATACTGCGGACTTCTGTAGGACTAAGACAATGAACGGGTATATGTTGTCTTGTGTAAATACCAAATCCATCCATGTATTTTTTATTCAACGCAGTTTCTGCCAATAGCGTTGTGCTAAAATCAGCGGCGATGAAAGCGCATTGATGCATGTCGCTTAAGAACTCAAAAATTATATTGGGGTTGCAGATGATAAGGGAATTAGCAGGGATGTCGTATTCAACAAGATTTAAGCGCATTTTCAATTTTCCACTTGTGACAAGGATAATTGTATAATGGTCTAAAAGAAATGGAATGGATATTTCCGGTTCTATTACAAGTTCGCCGTTGTTAAAAATATTGAATTCTTTGCCATGTTTAGTGCCGGCAGCAGCCATGATTTCCTGTATGGTGAGTAGCCTTACTGATGTGCCTTTTTTCATGTTGCGTTAATTCCAATTGTCTGATGTTTCCATATGGCAATTACATTTGTATTTGCATGGTCTTCGCCTGGATTATTTTCATACAGTCTATCACTTATATCCATGGCTTTTTCATAGTGATCGATTAAGCCAAAGTTGTTGGTGGAGTGTAATATTAAACATTTTCTCCTTTAATCTATATGAGCAAGGATATTTACAAGCTTCTCAAAAGGATCACGTACGTAAAAGCGGCGTACCCAAATTATAATGTTTATAATATTAAACAAAAACGCTTATTTTGTCAATAATATTAAACATTATGAAAGAATCCTCCCCCTTGTTACCACGAGCTCGCCGAGTGATGGAGCAAATGGGACAGAACATTCACCTTGCACGAAGAAGGCGAAAAATAAGCGCTCAGCAAGTAGCTGATAGGGCCGGACTGAGCCGGGCTACTCTATGGCAAATTGAAAAAGGATCACCTTCTGTAACGATCGGCAATTACTTTATGGTTTTGTTCGTATTAGGCTTAGAGAAAGATTTTCTTAAACTTGCTGAAGATGATCAGCTTGGCCGGAAGTTACAGGATGCCGGGTTGGTAACTCCTCAAAGAGCTCCTAAACGAAATACAAAGTAAACAGGAGATCATGCAAAATGAAAAGACAATATATGTATACGCAGATTGGGATGGGCTGAATGGAGCGCCATTACTTATGGGCACCTTAAATAGTGTACATAACAAGGGTAAAGAAATTTTTTCTTTCGAATATGAACAAAAATGGCTTTCATCTGGCAATGGTCAGGTGTTAGACCCCGATCTTCAATTTTATGCAGGACGTCAGTATGGAGGTGGCGGGAAACTAAATTTCGGTTTATTTCTCGATTCTTCACCAGACAGATGGGGCCAGGTATTAATGAAAAGATGTGAAGCTATCATAGCAAGGAAAGAGAATCGTAAGCAAGCAACTTTGTTCGAATCCGACTATTTATTAGGCGTATACGATGAACATCGCATAGGTGCATTACGGTTTAAATTAAACCCGGATGGTGGTTTTGTTAGTGGGGAACAAGAATTAGCGGCACCGCCCTGGACGTCATTGCGAGAACTTGAAAAAGCTAGTCTTCAATTAGAACAAGATGACTTTGATGATGATGAAGCATTAAAATGGTTGAATATGCTGATGGCGCCAGGATCCTCACTGGGTGGTGCACGCCCTAAAGCAAGTGTAAAAGATCCAAATGGCCAATTATGGATTGCTAAATTTCCAAGTGGCGGTGATATAGTTGACATTGGTGGGTGGGAAGCTGTCGCAATGGAAATAGCTATGAATGCAGGGGTAAAAGTGGCACCATGTAAAGCTCAGAAATTTTCCAATAAGTATCATACTTTTTTAAGTCAACGCTTTGATCGCAATCCGAATGGGGAAAGAACTCATTTTGCATCAGCAATGACCATGCTTGGTTATACTGATGGTGCGGACTATACTACTGGTGTAAGTTACCTGGAATTGGCTGCGTTTCTTATAAGAAATGGCGCAAATGTAAACGAAGATCTTGAAGAGCTTTGGCGTAGAATTGTATTGAATGTTTGTATGAAAAATACAGATGACCATTTGCGTAATCATGGCTTCCTCCTAACGGAACAAGGGTGGATACTTTCTCCGGTATATGACGTGAACCCATTTCCGGATGGAACTGGCCTGACGCTGAATATTTCAGATGACGATAATTCTTTGGACCTGGATTTAGTACGATCAGTGATTACATATTTTCGGGTATCCAATCATAAGGCTGAAGCAATAATTGAGCAGGTATTAAATGCAGTTTGTAATTGGCGAAGAATTGCGGTGAAAAAAGGGTTGCCTAAGCGGGAACAGGATTTGATGGAAAGAGCATTTACTGACCAGTTTTAAATCCAATTTCTAATCCTTAGGCATTCATTATACGCCATCTGCTTAAAAAATAATAGTTCTGAATAAGCCCCCACGAGCTGGCACAGGAGCGTAAGCTTTAATACTGAAAAGCCCCCGAATATTCCGGGGGCTTTTCAATAGTCTTTTATTTTGATGGTGGCCTCACCTGTGTACCCCATGTAGAAGGTTTATCTCCCATTTCCAGTACCAGTTCTCCTCCATTTACAATATCCTGGTGCTCTAACCAGGACTTATCATAATCCTGCCCATTCAGTTTTACCGACCTGATATAACTATTCTTTTTTGAAAGATGATGTGCGATGATGGCAAAATCCTTTCCATTTTCCTGATGAATTACCGTCTTACTAAAATACGGTGCATTGATCAGGTAATAAGACTGTCCTGCATTTGGGAAGAGCCCCATCATATGAAAATCCAGCCAGGAAGACATCGCGCCGGAATCATCATTACCGGGCAAACCGGCAGCAGATGTATTATAACTGCTGTCTATAATGTGATGGATTCTTATAGAGCTCAGATCCGGTCTGCCTATCCAGTGATATAAATTGGGCGTGAGGAAGGAGGGTTCATTGGATACATTGTAGTACTTGTTGTTAAAGAATATATCCAGTCTTTTTCTGAATGCTTCTTCTCCGCCACTTTTGCTGATCAGCGTTTTCACATCGTGTGGTACATACAAAGAATATTCCCATGAGCTGGCCTCATAAAAAAATGCACACCACCAACATACACACATCGGATAATCTACTGCCAGCGGATTGTATTCCATCTTTTTGACAGGCGCATTCAGCACATTACAGTCAATGGTGTCCACCCATCTTCCATCGGAATTCCGGGGGAGTATAAACCCGGTAGCACCATTGTTCTCATAGGGTCTCCATAGATTCTGCCAGTTATCAGATTGTTTTAGAAAACGGTTGTACAGTCTATCCTGTTGCAGCCCTTTTGCAACGGTGGCGATACAATAGTCGTTGTATGCATATTCTACCGTACGTGTGCCTGCTCTTACAAAGCGTGTAGATACATAGCCCAGGGTATTATAATCCGTCAATCCACCACGGCCTTCTTTTTCTTCAATTCCTCCCGGGGGCACGTCGGCGTTTTTCAGCATCGCCTGCAGGCCCTGGTTGTAGTCAATGCCCTGAAGTCCTTTTACATAGGCATCGGCAATCAGCACATCGGCATTGGAACCTCCCTGTGTACGGCCATTGTAATTACCACTGCGTGCGTCAGGCATGTAACCATCACGATGGTAGATGTTCAGCAGGGAATTGACAATACTGACTTCCCTGGAAGGCGTAATGAGGGTGAGTAATGGATTGGAAGAACGGAAGGTATCCCATATGGCATAGAAATCGTCATAATAAGGCTCATTAGAGATCCATAAAGGATTTTCTCCGGTTCTGTCCACAGGCATCAGCATGGTGTGATACAGGCCGGTATAAAACATAATGCGCTGCTCCTGTGTAGCGGATTGGTCGATCTCTACTTTGTTAAGTAGCTTTTCCCATTTTTGCTGGGTGGCTGCCAGTACTTTGTTAAACTGCCAGTCAGGAATTTCCTGATCCAGGTTATAGCGGGCTTTCTCTGCGCTGATGTAGGAGATGCCAATTTTTACCTGTATCGTATCTCCGGCTGCGCCATCAAAATAGGCGATAGCCCCGGTCTTTTCGCCGGAGTCAAACTGGGTGTTTTTCCCGGGGTATAATTGTTTGTTCTTCCAGGTGGAGAAGGTATTGAAAGGATGGTCGAACAACAGGGTGAAATAAACTGTATAGGCTGAACCGTTATTCCATCCTCCCCTGATGCGGGTGTAGCCCCTTATCTCGTTATTGCCCGTTACTGTTACTTCAGCGCCTACGAACTGCTGTGCCTCGCGTGCATCCGGATCGGGGGTAGACGGTTCACCGAGGAAGAAACCGGCATCCAGTTTTATGGCTTTCTTTCCTTTTTTGTCAAATACAAAACGATAGAAGGAGGCTCTGTCGGCGGTGGTCAGTTCTGCTTTGATCTTCCACTTTTCCAGTAGTATGCTGTAATAGCCGGCTTTGGCGATCTCCTCACCCCTGGGGGATTCCTGGTAGATGGAATCAAAATCGCCGGAGAAAGGCATGATCTGGATGTTCCCGTATTTGGGACCGCCACCGGTACCACTTACATGGGTCTGGCTAAAGCCCAGGAGGGGGGCTTTCTTATCCGCAATATATCCGCTGTTGCTATGGCCTTTACAATCCGGGCCTGGTTTTACCATGCCAAAGGGGGTAGATGGGCCTACAAAGATATGTCCATCTCCACCGGAGCCGATGAAAGGATCTACGGAGGTATATAAGGGGGATTGTGCTGCTGTATATTGAAAAAATACAGAGACCGCTGCGAATGATAGAATAATCCGTTTCATAACGTTTGTGTTTTGTCTGACGACCGATGTCGTTTACAAGATAGGGCGGTCTTTTGTTTTTTTCATCAGGGTGGGGAATAAATTTGCCAGCTGGTTAGGGGGCAATTTCCCGGGTTAACAATTTCTATCAATTCAAGCGTGCATTTTCGCTTTCCTTACAAAATCAACTCCCGGACTGACGAGAAACATAGTTATTGCCAATTATTACTCTTACGTTAGTGACTAATTAACATTAAAGAACTATGAAATTATTCTATTATTTCGCCCTCTCCACGTTATGTTTTACTGCCTGCACCAGCATTCAGAGTAAGAAACATGTAAATACAGAGGGACTTGTCATCACAGACAAGCTTTTAGGGACTACTTCCTTATGTAGTATCAGCGATGTCATTAAAACACTAGCCCCTGCAAGGGTTGATACTACCAATACGGATTATGAGAAGGGGAAATGGTATTATGTAAAGGCTACATTGAAAGATAGCTCCTACCTGCTGATGGAAACTTCAGATATCAATGGAGGTAAGGTACAGCGGTTGTCAACAAATTCTGCTAAATTGATTACAACATCAGGATATGGAGCCGGGACCACCATAGGGGAACTGTTTGACAAGAATGAGGAGGTGGCTGTGACAAAAGAGTGGAGTAAGATATTTTTCAAGATCAAGAAGGATAATGTGTTTTTGCAGGCCGATGAAAGGTTCTTCCAGGATTTACCTGCTGAATTGAATTTTGATGTGTTTAAGAAATATCGCCAGGTACCGTTGACATTGCTGGTGGTAACGCCGGTGTGTCAGTAAGAGGGGGAACCTGGATAAATGGGTATTGTTCAGATGAAGATAATTGAATACTAACGCCGGAGATTAATTCTTCGGCGTTATTTAGTATACCGTTTATGATCACGTTGGCGCATTGTTTTGTGATGATGAGTCCTAAACCAGGGTGGTGTGTAAGGATATAGAAACTTTCTTGACGAGTAGTTAATTTGCCTTTATAAAATGTAAGTTTAGTTTTAAAATCGTACGGATATAGCCGATATGATAGCAGGAGAGGGGTAGTAAGTGTGTATTATAAATTCGGGAAGAAGGTAATGCCGGCGAGGGAAAGGAGTGGTGCTACGGAGACAGCGCAAGGGCGGTTGAATTTGTAGAAGAAGGAAAGCCGGAGGGGGGATGTCCGGCTTTCGGTAACTGGTCGGATAGGTCTATGGTCTGTTATGATTATTTTATTTTTCATCAGTGCTCTTTACTATTGGGTGAATTCCGCTATATCAAATAACCTGCTTTGTTTAACTTCCTCCAGTGTAATATTTATTATCACTTTGGAGTCCTTCCATTGTATCGCCTGGATATTACTGACAGGTAACAATACTTTTTTTCCGGGGAAAAAGTTATGTGTATCCACTACAAAGAATATTACTTTCCAGGTATGATCCTCTATTATAAAGTCTTTTACATGGCCGATATCGCCATCTGTAGCATGAATATCATACCCTGCAACAACCTTTGTACTATGTAAGTGCGTATTGCTATCGGCTGAAGAAAGAGGATGGTGTGTATCTGTCTCAAAGGTAATATTCGTTGAAGAAGTAGGGGCGAGTATCCCCCAAACACCACTGGCAGAAAATCCACCCTCCCAGTAATTTGGCCAGGGGTAATGGTTGAATAATTCAACTTCCTGATCCTGCGATACCGGTTTCTCTGTATCAATAGCCGGACTGTTGCTTACCTGCGATTTTGTAAGATTTACACTGAATAAGCCGGTTTTGCCGGACTCTTTAAGGATGGTATCGGGAGATATCAATACTTTTCGGCCAGACAACCAATTGCCGGTTTCAACAACCAGGTAACGAATCGTCCAGGTGACATCATCGAAATAAAACGCTGTTACTTTTCCCATTTCACCATCTGTGGCTTCCAGGTGATAGCCTATCAGACTACTTATATTGATTTGCATGATTGTAATTTTTTGATATCAGTGTACAGCTCCCTTTCAATTTTGAATGTGGGACCGTACCATTTTTGCTACTTCCTTTATTCAGTTTATCCTATCCGATACCCATTGTTAATGCAGTTATGCCTGCCATGGTTCCTTATTAGTAAAGGTCACCTAATTGTGTTCCTTATAATTATACTATTATAGAATTAACTTGTATAATTCACAGGTCCGGGCATTAACTTATGCTGTACTGATAGCTGGAAAATCTTTTATAAATTTTCGAGTAGGTTAAGCTTTTTATTTTTCAGGGTTTTGAAATAGGTAGGGGTTAAACCTGTTATTTTTTTAAACTGATGGGATAGGTGTGAGACACTACTATAATGGAGTTTGTAAGCTATTTCAGAGAGGTTAAGTTCGTCGTAAATAATCAGTTCTTTTACTCTTTCTATTTTATGCATTATTATGAAATGCTCGATAGTGGTTCCTTGTGTTTCAGAGAAAATATTTGCCAGGTAGGTATAGTTATAGCCTAATTTTTTACTTAAATAATCAGAGAAATTTGTTTTAGGCAGGTCATCAGCATAGTGAACCATTTCGATAATCACATTTTTTATACTTTCAATCAGAATAGCTTTTTTGTCGTCTATCAGTTCGAGCTTTGATCTTAGCAGAATTACCTTTAATTTTTCTCTTTGCTTTGGAGTGATTTCTTCCAATACATTTACTTCTCCTAAGTTTACAGTTACATAGTGAAGACCTAATTCTTTAAATGCTTCTTTAACAACCATCTTACAACGGATGCTAACCATGTATTTGATGTATAATCTCAATGTTTATAAGTTATGTTGGCTTATTGACACTTATAGGTCACAAATGACAGGCCAAATTCTTATAAGAATACCTACCCACGGTAGTCCTGATGCTTGAATTTTAAAGCATACTTGCGGCGAACAGGGGTTTAGTCTTCATAACCGCTTTTAATAATTGTCGAAATCATTTTAAATTGTTCATCAGCACTAAAGCAATGTGTGGAGTGCGCGGGTATAATAATTCCCTGTCCCT
This Chitinophaga sancti DNA region includes the following protein-coding sequences:
- a CDS encoding SPFH domain-containing protein codes for the protein MMITQILLITIGAILLLFFSGVKIVRPTHRGLIERLGKYTRFAHPGFNWVIPIIDRIFIVNITEQMVDAQPQEIITNDNLNASVDAQIYFRVLEEEENVKSSLYNVNDYKLQIVNLARTTLRNIIGTLTLRSANSERGKINAELHTTLKNETASWGIVIVRTELKQIDPPSDVQETMNKVVKAENEKIAAIDYATAAETVADGVKRAKIKEAEGYKRSKVLHAEGEAEAIKLVNVAADEFFTGNAQLLRKLEAVENSLMSNAKIVIPSGTELINIISEMAGMLPVPQRKNLNG
- a CDS encoding biopolymer transporter ExbD — translated: MARAKLARKSTSVDMTAMCDVVFLLLNFFIMTTTFKPDEPVAIVTPSSINTSLLPDADVILVSIDKNGRVFFDMQGQGQRQKLIQDINDQFKLGLSDAQIINFTMGASVGTDFNHLKEYLSLKSNDRKKSPLEKGIPTDSTNNELVTWIEYGRAAQTSNIKQLKYCIKADNETPYPVVRRVLETFKEKNIQHVNLVTNLEAAPEGTAAAAKS
- a CDS encoding helix-turn-helix transcriptional regulator; translated protein: MKKGTSVRLLTIQEIMAAAGTKHGKEFNIFNNGELVIEPEISIPFLLDHYTIILVTSGKLKMRLNLVEYDIPANSLIICNPNIIFEFLSDMHQCAFIAADFSTTLLAETALNKKYMDGFGIYTRQHIPVHCLSPTEVRSIKAIMDLLAIKNKLPKEHPFISELLLNLFRVLFFEVASVLHDKIAAQQIQLNGKEVLVKKFYAELTSNFKKRRDVEFYAERLNVTPKYLTKCVKEMFGKSTSEVITQMVIVEAKFMLSDLSDPISKIAERLAFSDQFFFSKFFKRATGISPSEYRSLVSV
- a CDS encoding helix-turn-helix domain-containing protein codes for the protein MKESSPLLPRARRVMEQMGQNIHLARRRRKISAQQVADRAGLSRATLWQIEKGSPSVTIGNYFMVLFVLGLEKDFLKLAEDDQLGRKLQDAGLVTPQRAPKRNTK
- a CDS encoding HipA domain-containing protein, coding for MQNEKTIYVYADWDGLNGAPLLMGTLNSVHNKGKEIFSFEYEQKWLSSGNGQVLDPDLQFYAGRQYGGGGKLNFGLFLDSSPDRWGQVLMKRCEAIIARKENRKQATLFESDYLLGVYDEHRIGALRFKLNPDGGFVSGEQELAAPPWTSLRELEKASLQLEQDDFDDDEALKWLNMLMAPGSSLGGARPKASVKDPNGQLWIAKFPSGGDIVDIGGWEAVAMEIAMNAGVKVAPCKAQKFSNKYHTFLSQRFDRNPNGERTHFASAMTMLGYTDGADYTTGVSYLELAAFLIRNGANVNEDLEELWRRIVLNVCMKNTDDHLRNHGFLLTEQGWILSPVYDVNPFPDGTGLTLNISDDDNSLDLDLVRSVITYFRVSNHKAEAIIEQVLNAVCNWRRIAVKKGLPKREQDLMERAFTDQF
- a CDS encoding GH92 family glycosyl hydrolase → MKRIILSFAAVSVFFQYTAAQSPLYTSVDPFIGSGGDGHIFVGPSTPFGMVKPGPDCKGHSNSGYIADKKAPLLGFSQTHVSGTGGGPKYGNIQIMPFSGDFDSIYQESPRGEEIAKAGYYSILLEKWKIKAELTTADRASFYRFVFDKKGKKAIKLDAGFFLGEPSTPDPDAREAQQFVGAEVTVTGNNEIRGYTRIRGGWNNGSAYTVYFTLLFDHPFNTFSTWKNKQLYPGKNTQFDSGEKTGAIAYFDGAAGDTIQVKIGISYISAEKARYNLDQEIPDWQFNKVLAATQQKWEKLLNKVEIDQSATQEQRIMFYTGLYHTMLMPVDRTGENPLWISNEPYYDDFYAIWDTFRSSNPLLTLITPSREVSIVNSLLNIYHRDGYMPDARSGNYNGRTQGGSNADVLIADAYVKGLQGIDYNQGLQAMLKNADVPPGGIEEKEGRGGLTDYNTLGYVSTRFVRAGTRTVEYAYNDYCIATVAKGLQQDRLYNRFLKQSDNWQNLWRPYENNGATGFILPRNSDGRWVDTIDCNVLNAPVKKMEYNPLAVDYPMCVCWWCAFFYEASSWEYSLYVPHDVKTLISKSGGEEAFRKRLDIFFNNKYYNVSNEPSFLTPNLYHWIGRPDLSSIRIHHIIDSSYNTSAAGLPGNDDSGAMSSWLDFHMMGLFPNAGQSYYLINAPYFSKTVIHQENGKDFAIIAHHLSKKNSYIRSVKLNGQDYDKSWLEHQDIVNGGELVLEMGDKPSTWGTQVRPPSK
- a CDS encoding PRC-barrel domain-containing protein gives rise to the protein MQINISSLIGYHLEATDGEMGKVTAFYFDDVTWTIRYLVVETGNWLSGRKVLISPDTILKESGKTGLFSVNLTKSQVSNSPAIDTEKPVSQDQEVELFNHYPWPNYWEGGFSASGVWGILAPTSSTNITFETDTHHPLSSADSNTHLHSTKVVAGYDIHATDGDIGHVKDFIIEDHTWKVIFFVVDTHNFFPGKKVLLPVSNIQAIQWKDSKVIINITLEEVKQSRLFDIAEFTQ
- a CDS encoding AraC family transcriptional regulator; this encodes MVSIRCKMVVKEAFKELGLHYVTVNLGEVNVLEEITPKQREKLKVILLRSKLELIDDKKAILIESIKNVIIEMVHYADDLPKTNFSDYLSKKLGYNYTYLANIFSETQGTTIEHFIIMHKIERVKELIIYDELNLSEIAYKLHYSSVSHLSHQFKKITGLTPTYFKTLKNKKLNLLENL